A single genomic interval of Petroclostridium xylanilyticum harbors:
- a CDS encoding HD domain-containing protein, with protein sequence MDSERLKRQIDFIVEIDKLKHIYRQTILMDGSRNENDAEHSWHLAVMAVLLSEYAAEKNIDVLRVIKMVLIHDLVEIDAGDTFCYDEKGNEDKACREQKAADRIFNILPPDQAKEIHDLWEEFEKRETSEARFAASLDRLQPLLHNYNTKGHTWVKHNVKSDKVLKRNQPIEEGAPVLWEYVKEIIEDSISKGYLQR encoded by the coding sequence ATGGACAGTGAAAGATTGAAAAGGCAAATTGATTTTATCGTAGAAATTGATAAGTTAAAGCATATTTACCGTCAGACAATCTTAATGGACGGTTCGAGAAATGAAAATGATGCAGAGCATTCATGGCACCTGGCTGTAATGGCTGTATTGCTTTCCGAATATGCAGCAGAAAAGAACATTGATGTCCTGCGTGTTATAAAAATGGTTTTAATTCATGACCTTGTAGAAATTGATGCAGGAGATACCTTCTGCTATGATGAAAAGGGGAATGAAGATAAAGCATGCAGGGAACAGAAAGCAGCAGACAGGATATTTAATATTTTGCCTCCGGACCAGGCCAAAGAGATCCATGATTTATGGGAAGAGTTTGAAAAAAGGGAGACCTCTGAGGCACGCTTTGCAGCTTCCCTGGATAGACTGCAGCCTTTACTGCATAATTATAATACGAAAGGACATACATGGGTAAAGCATAACGTAAAAAGTGATAAAGTTTTAAAGCGAAACCAGCCTATAGAAGAAGGTGCTCCTGTACTTTGGGAGTATGTAAAGGAGATTATTGAGGATTCAATTAGTAAAGGATATTTGCAACGGTAG
- a CDS encoding S24 family peptidase has product MSRIGSKISSIRIQRGMAQKELAKKLGVSEKFIIEVEEGRRILNDALIERISKIFGQNIDDEMLYEIEEKGEKLQGKKDIEEIRKAAEQKLREAQKAQEPPKVQEVWNDALESVLKNVPVYSYDLSTIVDVRPLPVISNKIEGYSKDKVLFLRIEDDDMIGFRIAKGDIAFGHIMHEIENNAICLVEYGGQRLIRQIKRLDSNNILLVSNKRSLTTETVQVKSIKVLVKLDKVEIKL; this is encoded by the coding sequence ATGAGCAGAATAGGATCAAAAATTAGCAGTATTAGAATACAAAGAGGGATGGCTCAGAAGGAACTGGCAAAAAAACTGGGTGTATCAGAGAAGTTTATTATTGAAGTAGAAGAAGGTAGAAGAATTTTAAATGATGCTCTAATTGAAAGAATTTCTAAAATTTTTGGGCAAAATATAGATGATGAGATGTTGTATGAAATAGAAGAAAAAGGTGAAAAGCTACAGGGAAAGAAAGACATAGAGGAGATCAGGAAAGCAGCAGAGCAAAAGTTGCGCGAAGCACAAAAGGCCCAGGAGCCTCCAAAGGTGCAGGAGGTTTGGAATGATGCACTTGAATCAGTATTAAAGAATGTTCCTGTTTATTCCTATGACCTAAGTACAATTGTAGATGTCAGGCCTTTACCTGTTATATCAAATAAAATAGAAGGATATTCTAAAGATAAAGTATTGTTTTTGAGGATAGAAGATGATGATATGATAGGTTTTAGAATAGCAAAAGGAGATATAGCCTTTGGGCATATAATGCACGAGATAGAAAACAATGCAATATGCCTTGTTGAATATGGCGGTCAAAGGCTAATAAGACAGATAAAAAGATTGGATAGCAACAATATATTGCTTGTGAGCAATAAAAGAAGTTTAACAACTGAAACTGTTCAGGTAAAAAGCATAAAAGTATTGGTTAAATTGGATAAAGTTGAGATAAAATTATAA
- a CDS encoding amidase domain-containing protein, with product MFVFITIKKWTLICFTCLMVVCIFFILCLYKFMPGPPDKPEASTTFVNEEISQVIQKIFEIRNRAILEGDLDAVKPLYNLSTKYGTWAYEHEVKKTKYLHKWSDKQGVKFKDIHSTLVIRYGKEKGSVFSVNFIASTEYKYAYENEPDTVNSFRIGTYHIVDLIQKDGQWLIAKEWYTDPFADSLSLDDIKSQEIKTYILSGKPRDFSGLSERRIQAVEYADRYCGAASEEKYGFKYNEKYRDYNPQGGDCANFASQILYEGGKFKKTHTWNYDSGGASKAWVNAHAFNSYMLNSGRASRIAYGSYNQVYKASYKLQPGDYIAYEKKGKITHISVVTGADSKGYTLVSCHNTDRNRVPWDLGWSDKGIKFWLVHVNY from the coding sequence ATGTTTGTCTTTATTACAATAAAAAAATGGACTTTGATTTGTTTTACATGTTTAATGGTAGTTTGCATTTTTTTTATATTATGCCTATATAAGTTCATGCCTGGTCCACCCGATAAACCTGAAGCATCTACTACATTTGTCAACGAAGAAATTTCACAGGTGATACAGAAAATTTTTGAAATTAGAAATAGGGCAATACTAGAGGGAGATTTAGATGCAGTAAAACCCCTCTATAATCTAAGCACGAAATATGGGACATGGGCATACGAGCATGAAGTAAAGAAAACGAAATATCTTCATAAATGGTCTGATAAGCAGGGGGTAAAATTTAAAGACATTCATTCTACGCTGGTAATCAGGTATGGCAAAGAAAAAGGTTCAGTTTTTTCTGTTAATTTTATTGCTTCAACAGAGTATAAATACGCATATGAAAATGAACCGGACACTGTTAACTCTTTTAGAATTGGTACGTATCATATAGTAGATCTTATTCAAAAGGACGGGCAATGGCTAATAGCAAAAGAGTGGTATACAGACCCTTTTGCAGATTCACTGAGTCTGGATGATATAAAAAGCCAGGAAATTAAGACGTATATTTTATCCGGAAAGCCCAGGGATTTTTCCGGTCTGAGTGAAAGAAGGATACAGGCTGTTGAATACGCAGACCGGTATTGCGGTGCTGCCAGCGAAGAAAAATATGGTTTTAAATATAATGAGAAGTACAGGGATTATAACCCTCAAGGGGGAGACTGTGCAAATTTTGCTTCCCAAATTTTATATGAGGGCGGCAAATTTAAAAAAACACATACGTGGAATTATGATAGCGGTGGAGCAAGCAAAGCATGGGTAAATGCGCATGCATTTAATAGTTATATGCTAAATAGCGGAAGGGCATCCCGGATAGCCTATGGCTCATATAACCAGGTCTATAAGGCATCATATAAGCTGCAGCCCGGAGATTATATTGCATATGAAAAGAAGGGAAAAATTACACATATATCTGTTGTAACGGGAGCGGATTCCAAAGGCTATACACTGGTAAGCTGTCATAATACGGACAGAAATAGAGTACCATGGGACCTTGGGTGGAGTGACAAAGGAATAAAATTCTGGTTGGTACACGTTAATTATTAA